The Silene latifolia isolate original U9 population chromosome 4, ASM4854445v1, whole genome shotgun sequence region ACAATGTACAACTAGCTAGCACCAAACCAAAGACATTACATACCTCTTTCCtttaaaataaaacacaaaatTTTATTGAAGACggcggcgatatccgtcacatgGCTCGCGACGGACGGATCGCTTCTCTCATAAAATACTCATTGAGAGATGAGTGGGAAGACACGTAAGTGCCCACCTTGTCTCTTTTCTTTTTGTGAGAGTTTTTAAACTTTGACGGGATTATTAAATTCACGTTAAAGACGCtttgaaaataaaattaattgAATATGTCAATAATTATACCCCATTCCACCTCTTTATTACACCATTTTCATATGATTAAATGTCCATTTAAAGTTTTTTCTAAAGTCTCCTCTTTTTGGTGCACATCCCCAAATTCTTGTAATTCAATCAATTAAAGCCaaaaacataaaccctaatttactcAATTTACAATCAATCAATGTTCAACCTCAATTGCTAACATCTTAGATAATCCATCAATGGAGGTACCTCACCGACGCCGGCGTTCATCGCCAACGGCGTTCCTTATCCCGAAACTTCCACCTGCGTATCTTCTTCGCGTACTACACTCTCTCTCAGCCGTTATCGCTGCCGAATCTCCGCCGTCATCGCCGCCGTCGTTGTTCAGGCGAAGCTTGATTTCGATCATTCGAAAGTGCGGAATTCTGTCAGTTATCTTCGAGGAAATTCTTCGATCTCCTTCGAGTATGCTCGATTCTCTATCTAATTCGTCTATTTTATGTTTTGAAGAATTGTTCATTGTCTTGCAAAGAATTAGAGTTTTGATTGAAGATTGTTCAATTGGAAGTAGTAAGACGTGGCTTCTTATGCAAGCTGAGTCGATTACGAGTTGTTTTCACGAGTTGACTCAGGACTTACGCACTTTGCTTGAAATTTTGCCCAAACATGAGCTTAATTTGAGTGAAGATGTTGATGAATTGCGCGAATTTGTGATCAATTGTTGTAATAATCGTAAAAATTTGATCGATTTAGCGGCTGATGAATTGAGGCTTACGGTGTTGTCGTTTCTTGATTCGATCAAGCGCGAGGTAGTTCCTGATACGAGTCAACTTAGTGAGACGTTCGCTAAACTGGGACTGAGTGACTCAGCGCGTTGCCGAGAGGAGATTGAGTTCTTGCAAGACGAGTTCCAGTGTCAAACTGATGAGAAGTCGAGGTCCGACGTGGTGGCGTTGGTCGGGCTCGTGAAGTATGCTAAGTGTGTGCTCTTTGGCGCGTCGACTCCGAGCCTGGCTGAGTCGACACGgtggaactcgtcgtccgagttgAACGCGCCCACTGATTTCCGGTGTCCGATTACACTCGATTTGATGACTGACCCGGTTGTTGTGGCAACGGGTCAAACGTACGATCGGACGTCCATTACACTGTGGATTGAGTCGGGTCGTAACACGTGTCCGAAGACGGGTCAGACGCTGGCCCACACGAACTTGATTCCCAATGCAGCGTTAAAGAGTTTAATTGTCATGTGGTGTAGGGAGAATAGGGTTCCTTATGTGGCCATTGAGGATAAAGAGGGTCGAATCGGTGTCGCTGCAAATAAAGTTTCCCTAGAGGCTACTAAGATGACGGTGTCGTATTTGCTTAATAAATTGGCTTCAAGTTCGGATTTGGATATGGATTTATGTTTGGGTTCGGTTGAGACTATAAACCGTTTGGTTTATGAATTGCGCGTTTTGGCTAAGACCGATTCAGATAGTCGGGCTTGTATGGGGGAGGCGGGGGGAATTCCTTTATTGGTTCGGTATTTGGGACCGGACCACCCGAACCTACAAGTAAACGCGGTCACAACGTTATTAAATTTGTCAATCCTTGAGGCGAACAAGGGCCGGATAATGGAGATGGATGGAGCGTTAAATGGGGTGGTGGAAGTGCTACGCTCTGGTGCCACATGGGAGGCTAAGGCCAACGCAGCTGCTACGGTGTTTAGCCTCGCGGGAGTTGGTGCCCATCGAAAGAAACTAGGAAAGAAGAGTCGTGTTGTGAAGGGATTGCTGGAGCTCGCGAGGGCAGGACCTACAAGCTCTAAAAGGGATGCCTTGGTGGCAATCTTGACTTTGGCAGGCGATAGGGAAATAGCGGGACGGCTGGTTGAAGGGGGTGTGATTGACACACTTAAAGAGATAATGGGTGAATTACCGGAGGAAGCAATGACTATACTGGAAACGGTTGTTAAGAAAGGTGGCTTGCTGGCAGTTGCTGCAGCCAGTGATATGATCGGGAAGTTGGTGGCCATGTTGAGAAGTGGTACAGATAGAACCAAGGAGAGCGCAGTTGCAACACTTGTTATTATTTGTCGTAAAGGGGGGGCGGAAATGGTAGCGGATCTAGCAAAGGTATCGACAATTGAGATGGTGATATGGGAGTTGATGGGTAATGGAACGGCTAGAGCGAAAAGGAAAGCCGCCTCACTAATGCGAATTCTGCGGAGGTGGTCGGCAGGGTTGGAAGGAGATGTCTTGGAAGAATTTTCCACGACTATGGGCACTATGGCATTACAATGATTGATTCATGTATCTGTACAACattctacttttttttttcttcttttgatTGAATTCTTCAATTTACTTTACACATTCATTGTACATAATGTTGAATCATAGTTGTAATTGCAAGTGTTACTTATCAGCAAACACGAAAACTTGTGAATAGTCATTTGTTGTTTCTTCTGTTAATGAACATCACACCATCACACACTTTGTTTGGCATAAATGATGGATAATCATTGTACTTCAGGCAGTGTGGATTTGAACCTAGGGGACACTCGAAAAGAAAatcgaaaaatttaactaaaacttCGAAAATCTCATCCAGGAAtactaccaaaaaaaaaatcgaaaaatttaactaaaaatttagAAAATTTCCTCTAGAAAATCCCATCCGCTAGAGGAGGAAACCATCCAAAGAATGCTTTCACAATTCACATTCACATGGACCCAAAGCGGTTGAACTATGAAATTTATATGGATTTGGTTGTAGCAACTCACAACTCACAAGTGGTTGGATCTAGGGTGTTCATAAAATAAGTACATTTGGGAAACTCCGCTAGTATTTGGATGTTCATATCTATAAATTTCAAATATGTTGTCAACCAGGTTATTGAACAAAGgttgttaattacaaattagaAGAAACTAAAGAAAGTGTGGAAATTGAAGATGAGGTGGTAAGTTGGTAACACAGTAATTGCAACACAAAGATAAGGCAAGAAGAGGCCTACTCTTGATTGAAATGGAGGTTGATCCAACGTAGCTACAACAAGAGTCTTATTGAAAATGCCCAAATATAGATAATCCAAATGTGCATCCCCAAGATATGAAAGGATattttttgaaaggatatgttacAACTTACAAGAAATCGTCAGCAGTGATTACTACTATATATGCCAACCACCCAAAATTGCACATACCTAATTTCCCAACCCTATTTTATGCTCAGTTGCTCACTGTCTATACCAAATAACAACACGGTTTCATCTACTTCTAGGGACGCgtttgcagttgacagtcctgctagcaaCACTTTTAATGTACCATAGATATTAGAGCTCAGAGTGATGCATTCAAAGAAGCCTGAAAACAGAAAATTTCACCAGAGCGATGTGAAGTACCTAATGCTGTCTCATGGGgtgccagagcaattgtggtcccaggaagctTACAGACCACACAACTCCAATAGCAACTTTTAAAGttcaaagaaataaaagaaaagaaatggaacaaaattggtagtatgcctactaccgtttTTTTTGTGGCTTTTTTGGATACACTACTTTGTACACTAAACTCTACTTGTTAtcaaaagtgatacctcttcaggtgaagtatgttccatggtttgtgtatgatttgaccgtccatggtCATCAATTTGTACGCCTCATGGCCAACAacgccttctacctggtatggtccttcccatttgtaggcgaatttgcctgccttacgattcttggtgttttggaacacttcacggagaaccaggtctcctacctccaggagcctgattttGACGTTCTTGTTGTAACCAGCGATCGATCGCTTGTAGGCGACCAGGACGTATCTTTGCGCTTGCTCGCGGCTCGTCTATCGTGTCCAGGCTCGACCATTTTCGCCATTCGGTtccctgtcatacatccataccgtGAGTTGGAACTAGAACTTCGACGGAATCATCGCTTTCGCGCCAAACACCAGTGAAGGGTGTCCGCCTGTCATTTGTCTTTGGTGTCGTTCACCGACCATAGCACTAGTGGCAACTCatccgcccactttcctcctaactcccgtAATCTCCTTCTTAAGTTATCCATGATAatcttattgctggattcagcttgccgttggactttggagtcctgggtgctgattttttcagagagatgttccacctggcacaatATCCTTCCGcgtcgtttgagatgaattgtgatccgttgtcacatatgatttccgacgggataccaaatctgcagatgATATTACGCTTGATAAaagagatgacctgtttgtcttttacctctgtgaatgcttctgcttctATCCTTTTGGAAAAATAGTCTGTCATTGCCAATATCCATAatctgtttcctgtggctctaGGCAGAGGGCCcacgatgtccattccccatgtcatgaatggcTAGGGGGAAATGATAGGATGCAAGAGCTCTGCTGGCTGATAGATCATtggcgctgagcgctggcaggcgtcacatttccGAGCATATTCTGTCGAGTCTGccctcattgtgggccagaagtagccttgtctgagggctttgtttgacagactcctgcccctgcatggtttccacaatcaccactgtggagggcatgcaatacagtctgtgcttcttgtttatccaggcaccgtaagtagggtccTGCCAGTGACTTTCTAAAAAGCACATTGtcaattagtatgaatctggaggctttcattttAAAACCCCTTATCTCCTTCTTCTCATCTGGAAGCTTGCCGTGTCTCAACCAATCTAGGTTTGGTGTCCGCCAGTCCCAGTCATCTGTCTGGTCAGATCGTTTGGTTGGACAGCTGTCTGGCCATCTGTGGTTGGTAGAACTGCCGCCTCATCTTGCTGATCTTCCAGTTTCCCTTTATCTGCTTCTTCTAATTTTTGGATAGACGGTTCCAATATGTGTGCGATGGGGATGTTAGCCAGCTCTGTTGgtttgaaggttgcccccagaGTTTTTAGGGCATCTGCCTCCACATTCTGGTCTCTGGGGATCTGCTTGAGTTTGCAGTCTCCGAATTTTTGTTTGAGCTCCTCTGCCACTTTTAGGTAGGCTATCATCTTTGAGTCCCTGGCTATATATTCATCACTCACATGGTAAACTATTAGTAAGGAGTCACTGAATATCTGTAGGTTCCTGActcctaactccagagctagccGCATTCCTAGTATTAGAGCTTCATAATCTGTTTCATTGTTAGTTGCCTTAAATTCACATCGCACTGCTTGTGCTATCAAGTCTCCCTGTGGAGACCGCAGGATTAgccctacacctgcccccctttggttggaggcttcatcaatgtgcatctgccagacttctacCTCCTTGTTCCCCTTGAGGGTTAGGATCTCCTCGTCGCCGATTCGGATAGTCGGGTGAAATCGACACAAAATGCCGCGCGCCGCGACTTTATCGTCGTTCTTGGATCATACCTGATGTCGTACCCACTAAGGTGTacggaccattttgacattctgcctgacagctCAGGCTTTCTCATCACAGATTTTAGTAGATAattggtcacaacatgtatggtgtgggattCAAAGTAGGGGCGCAATTTGTAAGATGCAATTACAAATGCTAGTACcaatttttcaagagatgtgtacctggtctctgctggcaccagagacttgcttacatagtagactggcttTTGCTCCTTGTCCTGCTCTCTGACTAGAACCGCGCTTACTGCTACCTCTGTGACAGCTAGATAGAGAAACAGTGGTTCTCCCTGCTCTGGCTTTGATAGTAGCGGCGGGAtgctgaggtagtgcttcagctcCCTAAATGCCTGCTCATGGTCTGCAGTCCACTCGAACTTCTGGCTCTTCCTCAATATATCGTAGAATAGCCTTCACTTGTCTGAGGATCTCGAGATGAATCTGCTCAAAGCTACCACCTTGCCTGCCAGCCTTTGCACATCTTTCGGTTTTTCTGGTGACTCTAGCTGCAATACGGCCTTAATCTGCTCGGTGCTAGCCTCTATTCCCCTTTGAGTCACGATGTAGCCCAAGCATTTGCCgaatgaaactccaaaggtgcatttggatgggtttagcttcattttgtactcTCTAAGGGTGctaaatgtttctgccagatgctgcATGTGATCCTTAGCTTTTTCTGACTTCACCACCATATcgtcaatatatacctccatggttcttcctatttgctctttaaACATCCGGTTGACCAGCCTCTGATAAGTGGACCCTGCGTTTTTCAGGCCGAAGGGCATGGCGTTATAGCAGTATATTCCCCTCTAAGACATGAATGCTGTCTTCTCCTGATCTGCTGgatccattttgatttgattgtaaccgCTCCAGGCGTCTAAGAATGTTAACatttcatgtccagctgtcgcatccaccattgcgtcaatGTGTGGCAGTGGGAAGGGGTCTTTtggacatgctttgttgagatcggtgaagtccacgcatactctctattttccattcttcttgggcACCACTACCACGTTTGATAGCCACTCTGGATACTTTacctctcttatcttgttttcCGCTAGCAGGCTGTCTACCTTctggttg contains the following coding sequences:
- the LOC141653595 gene encoding U-box domain-containing protein 16-like translates to MEVPHRRRRSSPTAFLIPKLPPAYLLRVLHSLSAVIAAESPPSSPPSLFRRSLISIIRKCGILSVIFEEILRSPSSMLDSLSNSSILCFEELFIVLQRIRVLIEDCSIGSSKTWLLMQAESITSCFHELTQDLRTLLEILPKHELNLSEDVDELREFVINCCNNRKNLIDLAADELRLTVLSFLDSIKREVVPDTSQLSETFAKLGLSDSARCREEIEFLQDEFQCQTDEKSRSDVVALVGLVKYAKCVLFGASTPSLAESTRWNSSSELNAPTDFRCPITLDLMTDPVVVATGQTYDRTSITLWIESGRNTCPKTGQTLAHTNLIPNAALKSLIVMWCRENRVPYVAIEDKEGRIGVAANKVSLEATKMTVSYLLNKLASSSDLDMDLCLGSVETINRLVYELRVLAKTDSDSRACMGEAGGIPLLVRYLGPDHPNLQVNAVTTLLNLSILEANKGRIMEMDGALNGVVEVLRSGATWEAKANAAATVFSLAGVGAHRKKLGKKSRVVKGLLELARAGPTSSKRDALVAILTLAGDREIAGRLVEGGVIDTLKEIMGELPEEAMTILETVVKKGGLLAVAAASDMIGKLVAMLRSGTDRTKESAVATLVIICRKGGAEMVADLAKVSTIEMVIWELMGNGTARAKRKAASLMRILRRWSAGLEGDVLEEFSTTMGTMALQ